The proteins below come from a single Oerskovia jenensis genomic window:
- a CDS encoding SDR family oxidoreductase, which yields MSDQTPAFPAQQQEPPGLTNPMDPLPDHGESSYRGSGRLEGLRALVTGGDSGIGRAVAIAFAREGADVAIGYLPEEQEDAEETARWVREAGRTAVLLPGDLREEPACRALVTDAVAQLGGLDVLVNNAGFQMARRSSIADVTTEDLDRVLKTNLYALFWVTQAALGHLGEGGSIINVSSIQAYQPSTSLLDYASTKAAINNFTVNLAAEVGERGIRVNAVAPGPIWTPLQPATQPPEKIEQFGADTPLGRAGQPAEVAPAFVFLASPADASYVSGTVLGVTGGKPVF from the coding sequence ATGTCGGACCAGACCCCAGCCTTCCCCGCCCAGCAGCAGGAGCCTCCGGGCCTGACGAACCCCATGGACCCGCTCCCCGACCACGGCGAGTCGTCCTACCGGGGGTCGGGCAGGCTCGAGGGCCTGCGGGCCCTGGTCACGGGGGGCGACTCGGGGATCGGGCGCGCGGTGGCGATCGCGTTCGCCCGGGAGGGGGCCGACGTCGCGATCGGCTACCTGCCCGAGGAGCAGGAGGACGCCGAGGAGACCGCGCGCTGGGTGCGTGAGGCGGGCCGCACGGCCGTCCTGCTGCCCGGGGACCTGCGCGAGGAGCCGGCGTGCCGCGCGCTCGTCACCGACGCCGTCGCGCAGCTCGGCGGGCTGGACGTCCTGGTGAACAACGCCGGCTTCCAGATGGCCCGGCGGTCCTCGATCGCCGACGTCACGACCGAGGACCTGGACCGGGTGCTCAAGACCAACCTGTACGCCCTGTTCTGGGTCACCCAGGCGGCGCTCGGGCACCTGGGCGAGGGGGGTTCGATCATCAACGTCTCCTCGATCCAGGCGTACCAGCCGTCCACGTCGCTCCTGGACTACGCGTCGACCAAGGCCGCGATCAACAACTTCACGGTCAACCTGGCCGCGGAGGTCGGCGAGCGGGGCATCCGGGTCAACGCCGTGGCGCCGGGGCCGATCTGGACGCCGTTGCAGCCCGCGACGCAGCCGCCCGAGAAGATCGAGCAGTTCGGCGCCGACACCCCGCTGGGCCGTGCCGGGCAGCCGGCCGAGGTCGCGCCGGCGTTCGTCTTCCTCGCCTCCCCCGCCGACGCGAGCTACGTGTCGGGGACCGTGCTCGGTGTCACGGGCGGCAAGCCGGTCTTCTGA
- a CDS encoding GAF and ANTAR domain-containing protein, whose product MTQELQQSTQDSALTTPTSAEYGTGATPATTIESSVAAAARALAEEPSLQETLDRTVELAVAMVDGCDAAGISLVTRKGTIETPAASHELARRGDELQYELNEGPCLDAIRETDLVRTNDLGAEPRWQRWADRVHDELGVRSMLCVQLFTSETSHGALNLYSRSEGAFPATTLSIVSTFAAVAAAALTAARTEEQLTSAVQTRTVIGQAQGILMERYQLSAQRAFSVLSRVSQDSNVKLYDLARQIVETREFPVK is encoded by the coding sequence ATGACTCAGGAGCTGCAGCAGTCGACGCAGGACAGCGCCCTCACGACCCCTACGAGCGCCGAGTACGGCACGGGGGCGACCCCGGCCACGACCATCGAGTCTTCGGTCGCGGCCGCCGCCCGGGCGCTCGCCGAGGAGCCCAGCCTCCAGGAGACCCTCGACCGGACCGTGGAGCTCGCGGTCGCGATGGTCGACGGGTGCGACGCCGCGGGCATCTCGCTCGTCACGCGCAAGGGAACCATCGAGACCCCGGCGGCCTCGCACGAGCTCGCCCGGCGCGGTGACGAGCTCCAGTACGAGCTCAACGAGGGTCCGTGCCTGGACGCCATCCGTGAGACCGACCTCGTGCGCACCAACGACCTGGGGGCGGAGCCCCGTTGGCAGCGGTGGGCAGACCGCGTCCACGACGAGCTCGGGGTGCGCTCGATGCTGTGCGTCCAGCTGTTCACGAGCGAGACGTCGCACGGCGCCCTGAACCTGTACTCGCGCTCCGAGGGCGCCTTTCCCGCGACGACGCTCTCGATCGTCTCGACGTTCGCCGCGGTGGCCGCCGCGGCCCTGACGGCCGCGCGCACCGAGGAGCAGCTCACGAGCGCCGTGCAGACCCGCACCGTGATCGGCCAGGCCCAGGGCATCCTCATGGAGCGCTACCAGCTCTCGGCGCAGCGCGCGTTCTCGGTCCTGAGCAGGGTCTCGCAGGACTCGAACGTCAAGCTCTACGACCTGGCCCGCCAGATCGTCGAGACGCGCGAGTTCCCTGTGAAGTAG
- a CDS encoding PAS and ANTAR domain-containing protein: MPTDQTPRRRRRDPLAEALSIGRAHPTGQYRVDLRTGEWWWSDEVYLLHALTPDTVTPSAALLAQHKHPDDRDAVLRDLALLRTTGRPFSTSHRIVDARGRTKTVTVTGQGRRDASGAVVEVIGMVIDTSAAYEDALRREVTRQVAVGLQDRAVVDQAKGVIMASHGVDPDGALDLLVVHASESSRRLPDVARELIDAIAATGGLGDRAKERVDACLAALEPGSVSRPGGAQLFRRKGVVAG; this comes from the coding sequence ATGCCTACCGACCAGACCCCCCGCCGCCGTCGGCGCGACCCGCTCGCCGAGGCGTTGAGCATCGGGCGGGCCCATCCCACCGGCCAGTACCGCGTCGACCTGCGCACGGGCGAGTGGTGGTGGTCCGACGAGGTCTACCTGCTGCACGCCCTGACCCCCGACACCGTGACCCCGAGCGCGGCGCTCCTCGCTCAGCACAAGCATCCCGACGACCGCGACGCGGTCCTGCGCGACCTCGCGCTGCTGCGCACGACCGGGCGTCCCTTCAGCACCAGCCACCGCATCGTCGACGCGCGCGGACGGACCAAGACCGTCACGGTCACGGGCCAGGGACGCCGCGACGCCTCGGGGGCCGTGGTCGAGGTGATCGGCATGGTGATCGACACGTCGGCCGCGTACGAGGACGCGCTGCGTCGGGAGGTGACCCGTCAGGTCGCGGTCGGGCTCCAGGACCGTGCCGTGGTCGACCAGGCCAAGGGCGTCATCATGGCCTCGCACGGGGTCGACCCCGACGGCGCGCTGGACCTGCTCGTCGTGCACGCGAGCGAGAGCAGCCGGCGACTGCCCGACGTGGCGCGCGAGCTGATCGACGCGATCGCGGCCACCGGTGGCCTGGGGGACCGGGCCAAGGAGCGCGTCGACGCCTGCCTGGCGGCCCTCGAGCCGGGCAGCGTGAGCCGTCCGGGAGGAGCGCAGCTCTTCCGGCGCAAGGGCGTGGTCGCGGGCTGA
- a CDS encoding ArsR/SmtB family transcription factor: MATTDRDSRPVAPPEVDLERAVEVLRLLADRTRLAVLQLLTGTEMSVTAIADALDRPVPAISQHLAKLRAGHLVTSRREGTSVYYAPATEHVEALVTNVLHHTEHTLYPRPPHHAHGA; this comes from the coding sequence ATGGCCACCACAGATCGTGACTCGCGCCCCGTCGCGCCACCCGAGGTCGACCTCGAGCGGGCGGTCGAGGTGCTGCGCCTGCTCGCCGACCGCACGCGCCTGGCGGTGCTCCAGCTCCTGACGGGCACCGAGATGTCGGTGACCGCCATCGCCGACGCCCTCGACCGGCCCGTCCCCGCGATCTCGCAGCACCTCGCGAAGCTGCGCGCCGGGCACCTCGTGACGTCACGGCGCGAGGGCACGAGCGTCTACTACGCCCCCGCGACCGAGCACGTCGAGGCGCTCGTCACGAACGTGCTGCACCACACCGAGCACACCCTCTACCCGCGCCCGCCGCACCACGCGCACGGGGCGTGA
- a CDS encoding MFS transporter: MLSALAHPAYRRLFAAQVVALAGTGVATVALGLLAHDLAGPRAGAVLGTVLTVKMVAYVVLAPLAAALVARLPRRRVLVGADLVRLAAALALPFVGEVWQVLVLVLLLQGASATFTPTFQSVVPDVLPDERDYTAALSLSRLAYDLEAVVSPALAALLLLVLTPAQLFGGTAAGFGASALLVASVALPRGLGALDATPGGAATPGAGDRERFGVRLRRGATLVVRTPALRPVLALNLAVAAAGAFVLVQTVVIARTVLGLGPDGVALLLAVCGGGSVVAALVLPRVLRSRSERRVMLGGAVLLTAGCAVVPLVLAAPPGAVPAVVCVAWVAIGAGWSAVETPVGRVVRRSVDRRDLHDAFAAQFSSSHACWLVTYLLAGWVGVLGVAQAATVLALVAAAATFVAHVLWRGTGGAPGALPVSSDGAAGGARPPRTTAGVGA, from the coding sequence ATGCTCTCGGCCCTCGCCCACCCCGCCTACCGGCGCCTGTTCGCCGCGCAGGTCGTCGCCCTCGCGGGCACCGGGGTCGCGACCGTCGCGCTCGGACTGCTGGCCCACGACCTCGCCGGGCCGCGCGCAGGGGCCGTGCTCGGGACCGTGCTCACGGTCAAGATGGTCGCCTACGTCGTGCTCGCGCCCCTCGCGGCCGCCCTCGTCGCCCGCCTGCCACGGCGTCGGGTCCTGGTCGGCGCGGACCTGGTCCGCCTGGCCGCCGCGCTCGCCCTGCCGTTCGTGGGGGAGGTGTGGCAGGTCCTCGTGCTCGTCCTGCTCCTCCAGGGCGCGTCCGCGACGTTCACCCCCACGTTCCAGTCCGTCGTCCCCGACGTCCTGCCCGACGAGCGCGACTACACCGCCGCCCTGTCCCTGTCGCGGCTCGCCTACGACCTCGAGGCCGTCGTGTCCCCGGCGCTCGCGGCCCTGCTCCTGCTCGTCCTGACCCCGGCTCAGCTCTTCGGGGGGACGGCGGCGGGGTTCGGGGCCTCGGCCCTGCTCGTCGCCTCGGTCGCGCTCCCGCGGGGCCTGGGAGCCCTCGACGCGACGCCGGGGGGTGCCGCGACCCCGGGCGCGGGCGACCGTGAGCGATTCGGGGTCCGCCTGCGGCGCGGGGCGACCCTCGTCGTCCGCACGCCCGCGCTGCGGCCCGTGCTCGCGCTGAACCTCGCGGTGGCCGCTGCCGGGGCGTTCGTCCTGGTGCAGACGGTCGTGATCGCGCGCACCGTCCTGGGCCTCGGTCCCGACGGCGTCGCCCTCCTCCTGGCCGTGTGCGGCGGCGGGTCCGTGGTCGCCGCGCTCGTCCTGCCCCGGGTCCTGCGCTCCCGGTCCGAGCGTCGTGTGATGCTCGGGGGAGCGGTCCTGCTCACGGCGGGCTGCGCCGTCGTCCCCCTCGTGCTCGCCGCGCCCCCGGGCGCCGTGCCGGCCGTGGTGTGCGTGGCCTGGGTCGCGATCGGGGCGGGGTGGTCCGCGGTCGAGACGCCCGTCGGGCGCGTCGTGCGGCGCTCGGTGGACCGCCGCGACCTGCACGACGCGTTCGCGGCGCAGTTCTCGTCGTCCCACGCGTGCTGGCTCGTGACCTACCTCCTCGCCGGGTGGGTCGGTGTGCTGGGCGTGGCGCAGGCCGCGACGGTGCTCGCCCTGGTCGCCGCAGCGGCGACGTTCGTCGCGCACGTGCTGTGGCGCGGCACGGGAGGGGCACCCGGCGCGCTCCCGGTCTCGTCCGACGGCGCAGCAGGGGGTGCACGTCCCCCACGGACGACCGCGGGAGTGGGAGCATGA
- a CDS encoding HNH endonuclease, translating to MSEVLIYNLGGGQVLGRVSLGHAIRMLHRRVAAVREAVEGESFGPYQRPVSVELVRYVHSRWVYDRTGRVPYSRAALLRRDKNRCGYCGAPATTMDHVVPRCQGGTTTWLNAVAACEPCNSAKAGRTPQEAGMSLRSRPFEPVLADVYPYGKR from the coding sequence ATGAGCGAGGTCCTCATCTACAACCTGGGTGGCGGGCAGGTGCTGGGCCGGGTCTCGCTCGGCCACGCGATCCGCATGCTGCACCGCCGGGTGGCGGCCGTGCGGGAGGCCGTCGAGGGCGAGAGCTTCGGCCCCTACCAGCGCCCTGTCTCGGTCGAGCTCGTCCGTTACGTCCACTCCCGCTGGGTCTACGACCGGACGGGCCGGGTCCCGTACTCGCGTGCCGCGCTGCTGCGTCGCGACAAGAACCGGTGCGGGTACTGCGGGGCTCCGGCCACGACCATGGATCACGTGGTGCCCAGGTGCCAGGGCGGGACCACGACCTGGCTCAACGCGGTGGCGGCCTGCGAGCCGTGCAACAGCGCCAAGGCCGGTCGCACGCCCCAGGAGGCCGGCATGTCGTTGCGATCGAGGCCGTTCGAGCCCGTGCTCGCCGACGTGTACCCGTACGGGAAGCGCTGA
- a CDS encoding Fur family transcriptional regulator: protein MTDETVDERVEEALARLRAGGHRVTEARRAVLEVLATGEGHPSADDLCARVHDRHPGIHRATVYRTVDRLTFLGVVTHVHIGGGATAYHLARGAPVREHLHAICDTCGRIIDLPGDLLDPVTSWLATEARFVLAPAHVALSGTCADCRG, encoded by the coding sequence GTGACGGACGAGACCGTCGACGAGCGCGTCGAGGAGGCCCTGGCCCGGCTGCGGGCCGGCGGGCACCGCGTGACCGAGGCGCGCCGCGCCGTCCTGGAGGTCCTCGCGACCGGCGAGGGGCACCCGAGCGCCGACGACCTCTGCGCGCGGGTCCACGACCGCCATCCGGGCATCCACCGGGCGACGGTGTACCGCACGGTCGACCGGCTCACGTTCCTGGGCGTGGTGACCCACGTCCACATCGGCGGCGGCGCGACCGCCTACCACCTGGCCCGCGGCGCACCGGTCCGGGAGCACCTGCACGCGATCTGCGACACGTGCGGGCGCATCATCGACCTGCCGGGCGACCTGCTCGACCCCGTGACGTCCTGGTTGGCGACCGAGGCGCGCTTCGTGCTCGCCCCCGCGCACGTCGCACTGTCCGGGACGTGCGCGGACTGCCGGGGGTGA
- a CDS encoding GAP family protein — MGPAIGQSLPIAVGVLISPMPIVAVVLMLVSKKAKANGFSFLLGWIVGIAALGSIVLLVAGAATPDAAGPPAWASVVKIVLGVLLLLLAFSQWRGRPREGVSPQTPRWMSAIDAFTPVKAFGLAVLLGAVNPKNLLLVVSGAAAIAAATSQTSEQLGALAVFVVVASLGVAAPVVIYLSMGARAARLLDELKAWMIQNNAVIMAVLLLVLGAKMVGDGIAAL, encoded by the coding sequence GTGGGTCCAGCCATCGGGCAGTCCCTACCCATCGCGGTAGGTGTCCTCATCAGCCCCATGCCCATCGTGGCGGTCGTGCTGATGCTCGTGAGCAAGAAGGCGAAGGCCAACGGCTTCTCGTTCCTGCTGGGGTGGATCGTGGGGATCGCGGCCCTCGGGTCGATCGTGCTGCTCGTGGCCGGGGCGGCCACGCCCGACGCGGCCGGGCCGCCCGCGTGGGCGAGCGTCGTCAAGATCGTCCTGGGTGTCCTGCTGCTGCTCCTCGCGTTCAGCCAGTGGCGCGGGCGTCCGCGCGAGGGCGTGAGCCCGCAGACACCGAGGTGGATGAGCGCGATCGACGCGTTCACCCCCGTCAAGGCGTTCGGCCTCGCGGTCCTGCTCGGGGCCGTCAACCCCAAGAACCTGCTGCTCGTGGTGTCCGGGGCCGCGGCCATCGCCGCAGCGACGTCCCAGACGTCCGAGCAGCTCGGGGCGCTCGCGGTGTTCGTCGTGGTGGCGAGCCTCGGCGTCGCGGCCCCCGTGGTGATCTACCTGTCCATGGGCGCCCGGGCCGCGCGGCTGCTCGACGAGCTCAAGGCCTGGATGATCCAGAACAACGCCGTCATCATGGCCGTGCTGCTCCTGGTCCTCGGGGCCAAGATGGTCGGCGACGGGATCGCGGCCCTGTGA
- a CDS encoding SulP family inorganic anion transporter, with translation MPTSTRPPTRARRPWFVFASLQGYRGAWLRGDVVAGLTVWAVLVPESLAYATIAGVSPVVGLYAAVPSLVLYAAFGSSRHLVVGPMSATAALSASVVAAFRPGDDAAFVALTTAVALVTGVLCLVAGIARLGFLASFISEPVLKGFIVGLALTIVIGQVPALLGVDKGEGNFFEKLWAILTELGTAHSLTVVLGLGSLAAVLAIRRWLPQVPGSLVVVGIGIALVLLLGLDDDGVEIVGPIQAGLPALGLPTGIDWNTYTDLIGPAAGVMLVGFAEALGAAKTYASREGYDIDPDRELVGMGAANLGSGLASGMVVNGSLSKTAVNGGAGARSQVSGLVAAALTLLTLLFLTPVFESLPEATLAAVVIAAVIELVDVKALRRLFRLATPRTKALYGGAARHDFWAALAAMVGVLVFDTLPGLVLGIVLSLFLLLDRASRPHVAVLVRNTHGVWVDRARRVATGKDGGQGVEGALVVRVESGLFFANADTVRAAVRRLAADASPRVVVLDAETVPFVDVEAAEMLVTLARDLDRGGARLVLARDVGQVRDVLRGAVGPDELPPTYPDVDGALAAALAGGPGATDGTAGDAPVGAPGP, from the coding sequence ATGCCGACGAGCACCAGGCCACCGACGAGGGCGCGGCGCCCCTGGTTCGTGTTCGCGTCGTTGCAGGGGTACCGCGGGGCGTGGCTGCGGGGCGACGTCGTCGCGGGACTGACGGTGTGGGCCGTGCTCGTGCCCGAGTCGCTCGCGTACGCGACCATCGCGGGCGTCTCGCCCGTCGTGGGCCTGTACGCCGCGGTGCCCTCGCTGGTCCTGTACGCGGCGTTCGGCAGCTCCCGCCACCTGGTCGTGGGGCCCATGTCCGCGACCGCGGCCCTGTCCGCGAGCGTGGTCGCGGCCTTCCGGCCCGGTGACGACGCGGCCTTCGTCGCACTGACCACGGCCGTCGCGCTCGTGACCGGCGTCCTGTGCCTGGTGGCGGGCATCGCACGCCTCGGGTTCCTGGCCTCGTTCATCTCCGAACCCGTGCTCAAGGGGTTCATCGTGGGCCTCGCGCTCACGATCGTCATCGGGCAGGTGCCCGCCCTGCTGGGCGTCGACAAGGGCGAGGGGAACTTCTTCGAGAAGCTCTGGGCCATCCTCACCGAGCTCGGCACCGCGCACTCCCTGACCGTGGTCCTGGGCCTGGGGTCCCTCGCGGCGGTCCTCGCGATCAGGCGCTGGTTGCCCCAGGTGCCCGGCTCGCTCGTCGTGGTCGGGATCGGGATCGCGCTCGTCCTGCTGCTCGGGCTCGACGACGACGGCGTCGAGATCGTCGGCCCCATCCAGGCCGGGCTGCCCGCGCTCGGGCTGCCCACGGGCATCGACTGGAACACCTACACCGACCTGATCGGCCCGGCCGCGGGCGTCATGCTCGTGGGCTTCGCCGAGGCCCTCGGGGCGGCCAAGACGTACGCCTCGCGCGAGGGCTACGACATCGACCCCGACCGCGAGCTCGTCGGCATGGGCGCCGCGAACCTCGGCTCGGGCCTCGCGTCCGGGATGGTCGTCAACGGCAGCCTGTCCAAGACCGCGGTCAACGGCGGAGCGGGGGCCAGGAGCCAGGTCTCGGGGCTCGTCGCCGCGGCGCTGACCCTCCTGACGCTGCTGTTCCTCACGCCCGTGTTCGAGTCCCTGCCCGAGGCCACGCTCGCCGCGGTCGTCATCGCCGCGGTGATCGAGCTCGTCGACGTCAAGGCCCTGCGTCGCCTGTTCCGCCTCGCGACCCCGCGCACCAAGGCGCTGTACGGGGGAGCGGCCCGGCACGACTTCTGGGCGGCGCTCGCGGCCATGGTCGGCGTCCTGGTGTTCGACACCCTGCCCGGCCTGGTGCTCGGGATCGTCCTGTCCCTCTTCCTGCTCCTGGACCGGGCCTCGCGCCCGCACGTGGCCGTGCTCGTGCGCAACACGCACGGCGTCTGGGTCGACAGGGCGCGTCGGGTGGCCACAGGCAAGGACGGGGGCCAGGGCGTCGAGGGCGCCCTCGTGGTGCGCGTCGAGTCGGGCCTGTTCTTCGCCAACGCCGACACCGTGCGAGCGGCCGTTCGTCGCCTCGCCGCCGACGCCTCGCCCCGCGTCGTGGTCCTGGACGCCGAGACCGTGCCGTTCGTCGACGTCGAGGCCGCCGAGATGCTCGTGACCCTGGCCCGTGACCTCGACCGGGGTGGTGCGCGCCTCGTCCTGGCCCGCGACGTGGGCCAGGTGCGGGACGTGCTGCGCGGCGCCGTCGGGCCCGACGAGCTGCCCCCCACCTACCCCGACGTCGACGGCGCGCTGGCCGCCGCGCTCGCGGGCGGGCCGGGGGCCACGGACGGCACGGCGGGCGACGCACCCGTGGGCGCACCCGGCCCCTGA
- a CDS encoding Ada metal-binding domain-containing protein, with protein sequence MSTTPRTPTTTGPVEESPPAGPPSRLYRLLGADRVPTLSPVPGTLGGHRRSRIYGRLDCPGAARAIARGGYVTQRVFFADEETAIAAGYRPCAVCLRERYREWKASPVGTDPPG encoded by the coding sequence GTGAGCACGACGCCACGCACCCCGACGACCACCGGCCCGGTCGAGGAGAGCCCGCCGGCCGGACCGCCCTCCAGGCTCTACCGGCTGCTCGGGGCCGACCGTGTCCCGACGCTCAGCCCGGTCCCCGGGACCCTGGGCGGGCACCGGCGCTCCCGGATCTACGGCCGGCTCGACTGCCCCGGCGCCGCCCGTGCGATCGCTCGCGGGGGCTACGTGACCCAGCGGGTGTTCTTCGCCGACGAGGAGACCGCGATCGCCGCCGGGTACCGGCCGTGCGCGGTGTGCCTGCGGGAGAGGTACCGGGAGTGGAAGGCCTCCCCGGTGGGCACGGACCCGCCCGGCTGA
- a CDS encoding CAP domain-containing protein: MRARRLTTLLVALTALVLTVPVGLSTSAPARASGAGDVAGLVNGARSSAGLAPLAHDPGLAGVAQAWAERMAVNGAMSHNPSTGAQIPGGWSTWGENVAWSTDPSPAGLHASLMGSSGHRANILSSAFTSVGVGYATDAAGGAYVAQVFAAYPGAAPAAPAQAPAAAAPGRSTRSPDTSDTPGAPDATGRSAAGRPRSPVGLVLGASGPEVLALQERLRLHGQDVAVDGAYGPATAASVVAFQGARGLATDGVVGPATTAALALDPPPAPAPAPAAPAASDSTAGAPGTDPAKNATDTRAAAARETGATPSGPATPTASPTPPGAGATPDVPAYGWVIAALAVLAAMSLSVVGARRRSAQVRGARPPQD; this comes from the coding sequence GTGCGCGCACGCCGGTTGACCACGCTCCTCGTCGCGCTCACGGCCCTCGTGCTGACGGTGCCCGTGGGACTGAGCACGAGCGCCCCGGCTCGCGCCTCGGGGGCCGGGGACGTGGCGGGACTCGTGAACGGCGCGCGGTCGTCCGCCGGTCTCGCGCCCCTGGCGCACGACCCCGGACTCGCGGGCGTCGCCCAGGCCTGGGCCGAACGGATGGCGGTGAACGGCGCGATGAGCCACAACCCGTCGACCGGCGCACAGATCCCTGGCGGGTGGTCCACGTGGGGCGAGAACGTCGCCTGGTCCACCGACCCGTCCCCGGCAGGGCTGCACGCGAGCCTCATGGGGTCCTCGGGGCACCGGGCCAACATCCTGTCCTCGGCGTTCACGTCGGTGGGCGTCGGGTACGCGACCGACGCCGCCGGGGGCGCGTACGTCGCCCAGGTGTTCGCGGCCTACCCCGGCGCGGCTCCGGCTGCTCCCGCGCAGGCACCGGCCGCGGCAGCTCCCGGCCGGTCGACCCGTTCGCCCGACACCTCGGACACTCCGGGCGCACCGGACGCGACGGGCAGGTCGGCCGCCGGGCGGCCACGTTCCCCCGTCGGCCTCGTGCTCGGTGCGTCGGGCCCCGAGGTCCTGGCCCTCCAGGAACGCCTGCGCCTCCACGGCCAGGACGTCGCCGTCGACGGCGCGTACGGGCCTGCGACCGCCGCCTCGGTCGTCGCGTTCCAGGGCGCACGGGGTCTGGCGACGGACGGCGTCGTGGGACCGGCGACGACGGCAGCGCTCGCCCTCGACCCGCCGCCCGCCCCGGCACCAGCACCCGCGGCTCCCGCGGCCTCTGACAGCACCGCCGGGGCTCCCGGGACCGACCCGGCGAAGAACGCGACCGACACGCGAGCCGCGGCTGCGCGGGAGACGGGGGCGACGCCGTCGGGCCCTGCGACGCCCACCGCGAGCCCGACCCCGCCGGGCGCGGGCGCGACGCCCGACGTCCCGGCCTACGGCTGGGTGATCGCGGCCCTCGCGGTCCTGGCTGCGATGTCGCTCAGCGTCGTGGGCGCGCGCCGCCGCTCGGCACAGGTCCGCGGCGCGCGACCTCCGCAGGACTGA
- the mgtE gene encoding magnesium transporter, whose amino-acid sequence MRAHSEPRTERPHDLEDLQHRIASMDTQEVVDELGRLGDQRRAVAFRLPPKGRAVEVFEDLDPAIQAELVEALRSEATAEIFAALDPDDRASLLDELPAGVAARLLGGLGPDERALTTALLGYPEDSAGRRMSPRVASVRRGTSVAGALDALRRAGDDVETIYTVPVLGVGRVVEGVVSLRRLLVSDPDTPVEDVMSPAVTVEATDDQEHAANVVRDGGYVAVPVVDHERRLLGVLTVDDAMRILEAEDDEDSARVGGSEPLRRPYLTVSILGLVRARVVWLLLLIVAASLTVGVQSYFEAELDAVVALALFIPLLIGTGGNAGSQAATTVVRALAVGDIRRGDLLRVVGREMLTGLLLGTVLAAVGFGPAAWVAGVSIAQVLAITVVGVCVLATTVGSSIPILARRVGIDPAIVAAPFISTFVDTLGLVIYFSVAKVVLGI is encoded by the coding sequence ATGCGCGCACACTCCGAGCCCCGGACCGAGCGACCCCACGACCTGGAGGACCTGCAGCACCGCATCGCGAGCATGGACACCCAGGAGGTCGTCGACGAGCTCGGGCGCCTGGGCGACCAGCGGCGCGCGGTCGCGTTCCGCCTGCCGCCCAAGGGACGCGCGGTCGAGGTCTTCGAGGACCTCGACCCGGCGATCCAGGCCGAGCTCGTCGAGGCGCTGCGGTCCGAGGCGACCGCGGAGATCTTCGCGGCCCTCGACCCCGACGACCGGGCGTCGCTGCTCGACGAGCTGCCCGCGGGGGTCGCGGCCCGTCTCCTGGGCGGCCTGGGGCCCGACGAGCGGGCCCTGACGACCGCGCTGCTCGGGTACCCCGAGGACAGCGCGGGCCGGCGCATGTCCCCCCGGGTGGCCTCGGTGCGGCGCGGCACGAGCGTCGCGGGGGCCCTCGACGCGCTGCGCCGGGCGGGCGACGACGTCGAGACGATCTACACCGTGCCGGTCCTCGGTGTCGGACGGGTCGTCGAGGGGGTGGTGTCGCTGCGCCGGCTGCTCGTGAGCGACCCGGACACCCCGGTCGAGGACGTCATGTCCCCGGCCGTGACGGTCGAGGCGACCGACGACCAGGAGCACGCGGCCAACGTCGTGCGTGACGGCGGGTACGTCGCGGTGCCCGTGGTCGACCACGAGCGCCGCCTCCTCGGGGTCCTCACGGTCGACGACGCGATGCGCATCCTCGAGGCCGAGGACGACGAGGACTCAGCCCGGGTGGGTGGCTCGGAGCCGCTGCGCCGCCCGTACCTGACCGTCTCGATCCTCGGGCTGGTGCGGGCACGCGTGGTCTGGCTCCTGCTGCTGATCGTCGCGGCGAGCCTCACGGTCGGGGTGCAGAGCTACTTCGAGGCCGAGCTCGACGCGGTCGTGGCGCTCGCGCTGTTCATCCCGCTGCTCATCGGCACGGGCGGGAACGCCGGGTCGCAGGCCGCGACGACCGTGGTCCGTGCTCTGGCCGTGGGCGACATCCGCCGCGGTGACCTGCTGCGCGTCGTGGGGCGCGAGATGCTCACGGGGCTCCTGCTCGGGACGGTGCTCGCCGCGGTCGGCTTCGGTCCGGCCGCGTGGGTCGCGGGCGTGTCGATCGCACAGGTGCTCGCGATCACGGTCGTGGGCGTGTGCGTGCTCGCGACGACCGTCGGGTCGAGCATCCCGATCCTCGCGCGCCGCGTGGGCATCGACCCGGCGATCGTCGCCGCTCCCTTCATCTCGACGTTCGTCGACACCCTGGGGCTGGTCATCTACTTCTCGGTCGCGAAGGTGGTCCTGGGCATCTGA